The genomic stretch GATGATGTCTACAAGCGTTGCAGTGCTATTGATTCGCCCTTCTTCCCGTGCCGATACAATTGCTCGAGCAATTCGCTTTGCATACTTCTCTTCTCCAAAGCCTGTGAGGATCGCAACAAGTGTATCTTCTCCCCATTCGTTAACGACATCAGCTGCAGTTACTGGATAGTTTCCACTGGTTGTGTCAAAACGCATGTCGAGTGGTTCGTCTTCGGCGAATGTAAACCCTCGCTCTGAACCTTGTAACTGGTCTGAGCTTAGTCCGAAATCGAAGAGTACACCGACCACAGTTGATCCAGGTGTAACAAACTCTTTCATTCGCTCATATGACGCGTGATACACCTTCGCTCGATCCTTGAAGCGTTCTAGTGCATGTGTTGCCCTCTCCATCGCTCCACGATCAAGATCAAATCCGATGAGATGTAATTTTGGATACCGCTCAAGGATTTCGATTGCATGTCCTGCGTTATTTACCGTTCCGTCAATGACAACACCCTTTGCAAAGCGTTCAAGTCCTAGACTTTGGATTGTTTCTTCTAAAAGAACTGGTATGTGCATAGATATTTGCTTTGTGCGTTATATTGCTCCGACTTCACCTAGCTTTTCAGCCAAGGCATCAGCCTTTGAAATGACAGCACTCTTATATTCCATCCATCGTTCAGGATTCCAGATCTCAACTCGATTATGAACTCCGGCAAACACCATCTTTCCAGATAATCCTGCGAACTGTCGCAAGAATTCTGGAATGAGGATTCGACCAAGGGCGTCCACATCGACTTCTGCTGCACCGGCGAGCATGAATCGGTTAAAACTTCGCATATCTGACTGACCGATTCCCATTCCTCCGAGTTTTTCAGCGATCTTCTTCCATTCCTTAACGGAATATAAGAACAAGCAGTTATCAAGCCCGTGAGAAATAACAACCTTCTTCCCTACTTCTGAGCGAAATTTCATAGGCAACGATACCCGGTTTTTTTCGTCTGCAGAATGAGTATATTCGCCTATGAGCATGTTTTGTTGTTTCCCACGTTATACCACTTCTTACCATTATAGTGCAACGTATTACATTCGCATTCCACTTATCCCCAAAAAACCCATATAGGACACGGATTTTTACAAAAGAAAAGCCGCCACGGAAAGTGGCGGCCATACGAATGAAGTTTGCTATGAGAGCGGTGGCCTGGCGTAGATTTT from Candidatus Paceibacterota bacterium encodes the following:
- the rsmH gene encoding 16S rRNA (cytosine(1402)-N(4))-methyltransferase RsmH; amino-acid sequence: MHIPVLLEETIQSLGLERFAKGVVIDGTVNNAGHAIEILERYPKLHLIGFDLDRGAMERATHALERFKDRAKVYHASYERMKEFVTPGSTVVGVLFDFGLSSDQLQGSERGFTFAEDEPLDMRFDTTSGNYPVTAADVVNEWGEDTLVAILTGFGEEKYAKRIARAIVSAREEGRINSTATLVDIIKGVVPAIYRHGRIHPATRTFQALRIAVNRELDAVAKGLHVAWDVLSSEGRIAAISFHSLEDRIVKRYFRELSDAQSGKLLTKRPIEGGEKEVQENPRSRSAKLRIVEKTH
- the mraZ gene encoding division/cell wall cluster transcriptional repressor MraZ, whose product is MLIGEYTHSADEKNRVSLPMKFRSEVGKKVVISHGLDNCLFLYSVKEWKKIAEKLGGMGIGQSDMRSFNRFMLAGAAEVDVDALGRILIPEFLRQFAGLSGKMVFAGVHNRVEIWNPERWMEYKSAVISKADALAEKLGEVGAI